A region of Candidatus Leptovillus gracilis DNA encodes the following proteins:
- a CDS encoding peptidoglycan bridge formation glycyltransferase FemA/FemB family protein, which translates to MFDKWFTLEEQSYSQEDATWDAFVAAHPQGSILQTTNWARLKNRFNWSSQRVWLRQNGRLVAGAQVLFKSAALGLVKMAYVPHGPLLNWGDEEQVRVLLDQIDQAAYQRGAGLVKMEPLLWQTDMPPDEWAALCARHDLLPDTDTIQPPNTVLIDLRPSLDDILAAMKQKTRYNIRLAERKEVTVRRGTAADLPVFNALMQITARRDGFGVHDPQYYKSVFELFAPDDHLAFFLAEFAGRPLAAIMVSAYAGKAIYLYGASGDEERQRMPTYALQWAAIQWAKTTGCHTYDLWGIPDAPEEELEANFSDRGDGLWGVYRAKRGYGGQIQRTVGPADRVYNRLVYRLYQRRRSG; encoded by the coding sequence ATGTTTGATAAATGGTTTACCCTGGAAGAACAATCCTACAGCCAAGAAGACGCCACCTGGGATGCGTTTGTCGCCGCCCATCCTCAGGGCAGCATTTTGCAAACCACCAATTGGGCGCGGCTGAAAAATCGCTTTAACTGGTCTTCGCAGCGCGTCTGGCTGCGGCAAAACGGCCGTCTCGTCGCCGGCGCGCAGGTGCTGTTCAAATCCGCTGCCCTGGGCCTGGTGAAAATGGCCTACGTCCCGCATGGGCCGCTGCTGAACTGGGGCGACGAAGAGCAAGTCAGGGTGCTGCTGGACCAGATTGACCAGGCGGCGTACCAACGCGGCGCGGGATTGGTGAAGATGGAGCCGCTGCTGTGGCAGACCGACATGCCGCCCGACGAATGGGCCGCCCTCTGCGCCCGCCACGACCTGCTGCCAGACACCGACACCATCCAACCCCCGAACACGGTGCTGATTGATTTACGGCCGTCTCTCGACGACATCCTGGCGGCCATGAAGCAAAAAACGCGCTACAACATCCGCCTGGCCGAGCGCAAAGAGGTGACGGTGCGCCGCGGCACGGCCGCCGACCTGCCTGTCTTTAACGCCCTCATGCAGATTACCGCCCGGCGCGATGGCTTTGGCGTTCACGACCCGCAATACTACAAATCGGTGTTTGAATTGTTTGCCCCCGACGACCACCTGGCTTTTTTCCTGGCAGAGTTTGCCGGACGGCCGTTAGCCGCCATCATGGTCTCCGCCTACGCCGGCAAAGCCATCTATCTCTACGGCGCATCAGGTGACGAGGAGCGCCAGCGAATGCCCACCTACGCCCTGCAATGGGCAGCCATTCAATGGGCCAAAACCACAGGCTGCCACACCTACGACCTTTGGGGCATTCCCGATGCCCCAGAAGAAGAACTGGAGGCTAACTTCTCTGATCGCGGCGACGGCCTGTGGGGCGTCTACCGCGCCAAACGGGGCTACGGCGGCCAGATTCAACGCACCGTCGGCCCCGCCGACCGCGTCTACAACCGCCTCGTCTATCGCCTCTATCAGAGGAGAAGAAGTGGATAG
- a CDS encoding peptidoglycan bridge formation glycyltransferase FemA/FemB family protein, whose translation MYRASTFKTAVSPAVWSHALGQLPDSHALQSWAWGQFKARWGWQAIPLLLTVAENKWEPLAAALVLKRQVPRLPFSILYAPKGPILDYHDGPLRRVVLAELEQLARREKAIFIKIDPDVVKSWGEETERPSPTGHKFTTELAQRGWRFSADQVQFRNTVELDLTRSEEDLLASMKQKTRYNIGLAGRKGITIRHGTDADFPAIVQMYQETAVRDQFTIRPTDYYLDAWQSFYQERMAHPILAEYAGTAVAAIILIRFGSRVIYMYGASTNEERNRMPTYLLQWEAIRWSKAQGAQVYDLWGAPNEFVETDPLWGVWRFKQGFNGEVVRHIGAWDYTPRPFWYWVYTAVMPNYLNFLRRRAASD comes from the coding sequence ATGTACCGCGCTTCCACCTTCAAAACCGCCGTGTCGCCGGCCGTCTGGAGCCACGCTTTGGGACAACTGCCCGATTCTCATGCCCTGCAAAGCTGGGCCTGGGGGCAGTTTAAGGCGCGTTGGGGCTGGCAGGCCATCCCCCTGCTGTTAACGGTAGCCGAAAATAAATGGGAGCCGCTGGCCGCCGCCCTGGTGTTGAAGCGCCAGGTTCCGCGCCTGCCATTTTCTATTTTGTACGCGCCCAAAGGCCCTATTCTCGATTACCATGATGGCCCCCTGCGCCGGGTGGTGTTGGCCGAGTTGGAGCAGTTGGCCCGCCGCGAAAAGGCGATTTTTATCAAGATTGATCCCGACGTGGTGAAAAGTTGGGGCGAAGAAACGGAACGGCCGTCGCCCACCGGCCATAAGTTCACCACCGAACTGGCGCAGCGAGGCTGGCGCTTCTCCGCCGACCAGGTGCAGTTCCGTAACACGGTAGAGCTAGACCTGACACGCAGCGAAGAAGACTTGCTGGCAAGCATGAAGCAAAAAACGCGCTACAACATTGGTCTGGCCGGCCGTAAAGGGATCACCATCCGGCATGGCACAGACGCCGATTTCCCGGCCATTGTGCAGATGTACCAGGAAACGGCCGTGCGCGACCAGTTTACCATCCGTCCCACCGATTATTACCTGGACGCCTGGCAGTCGTTTTACCAGGAGCGCATGGCCCACCCCATCCTGGCGGAATATGCGGGAACGGCCGTCGCCGCCATCATCCTCATTCGCTTTGGCAGCCGAGTCATCTACATGTACGGCGCATCTACCAACGAGGAACGCAACCGGATGCCGACCTATCTGCTGCAATGGGAGGCCATCCGCTGGAGCAAAGCACAAGGCGCGCAAGTGTACGATCTTTGGGGCGCACCCAATGAATTTGTGGAAACTGACCCGCTTTGGGGCGTCTGGCGCTTCAAGCAGGGCTTCAACGGTGAAGTCGTGCGTCACATTGGCGCATGGGATTATACCCCCCGGCCGTTTTGGTATTGGGTGTATACGGCCGTCATGCCCAACTATCTCAATTTCCTCCGTCGCCGCGCCGCAAGCGATTGA
- a CDS encoding D-cysteine desulfhydrase family protein, translating into MTPKYPDHVAIAHVPTPLEEMPRLSKHLSGPRLLIKRDDQTGLATGGNKTRKLEFLVADALAQGCDHLVTTGAPQSNHCRQTAAAAAKFGLGCSVVLSGAPPTEVTGNLLLDQLLGAHVYWSGSRPRQEVMGEVTAELRTLGRKPYTIPLGGSNVMGATGYVKAMQELTGQLQADRLNVDFIIFASSSGGTQAGIVLGAAIYGFRGESIGISVDHPAASLQTQVAALATATATHLGMGMLSLADQIIVNDDYLGEGYAMVGETEREAIQMVAQLEGILLDPVYTGRAMGGLIDLIRWGAFTRGQTVLFWHTGGTAALPAFAERLV; encoded by the coding sequence ATGACGCCTAAATATCCCGACCATGTAGCCATCGCCCATGTGCCCACCCCACTGGAAGAAATGCCCCGCCTCAGCAAACACCTCAGCGGGCCGCGCCTGCTGATCAAACGCGACGACCAGACCGGGCTGGCGACCGGCGGTAACAAGACCCGCAAGCTGGAATTTCTGGTGGCCGACGCTCTGGCCCAGGGCTGCGACCATCTGGTAACAACCGGCGCGCCGCAGAGCAACCACTGCCGCCAGACGGCCGCCGCCGCCGCCAAATTTGGCCTGGGATGCAGCGTTGTCCTCAGCGGCGCGCCGCCCACGGAAGTGACGGGCAATTTGCTGCTAGACCAACTTCTGGGGGCGCATGTGTACTGGTCTGGCAGCCGTCCCCGCCAGGAAGTGATGGGCGAAGTGACCGCCGAACTGCGCACCTTGGGACGCAAACCCTATACCATCCCTCTGGGTGGCTCGAACGTGATGGGGGCCACCGGCTACGTAAAGGCCATGCAGGAATTAACCGGCCAACTTCAGGCCGACCGCCTGAATGTAGACTTTATCATCTTTGCCAGCAGCAGCGGCGGCACACAGGCGGGCATTGTGTTGGGCGCAGCCATTTATGGTTTTCGCGGCGAAAGCATCGGCATCAGCGTAGACCACCCGGCGGCCAGCCTGCAAACCCAGGTGGCCGCCCTGGCCACGGCCACAGCCACCCACCTGGGAATGGGTATGCTTTCGCTGGCCGACCAGATCATCGTCAACGACGATTATTTGGGCGAAGGCTACGCCATGGTCGGCGAGACGGAACGAGAGGCCATCCAGATGGTGGCCCAGTTGGAAGGCATTTTGCTAGACCCGGTGTACACCGGCCGGGCGATGGGCGGCTTGATTGATCTGATCCGTTGGGGAGCCTTTACGCGGGGGCAGACGGTGCTGTTCTGGCACACCGGCGGAACGGCCGCCCTACCTGCTTTCGCCGAGCGATTGGTTTGA
- a CDS encoding cellulase family glycosylhydrolase — protein MNTRLLRAWKMMVGTALVLLIAALFPPTLDLYELTGEENLAAQLRGVVHWLNTAVRPQPSLALEAAVQPTAVSPFAANTFLQQEVEPAKREQSLQLLRDAGFRFIRQEFTWEDIEIHGKGEFEDRRNVAAIGVVDAWAKYDNIVDLAEAYDVQIIARLSNPPAWTRALTDTIGTYAPPDDFADFGDYAAAVAQRYQGRVHYYQLWNEPNGNQEWGLQDVDPEAYTALLCEGYRRIKEVDPQAVILAAALTPTLAMDGRHMNDLIFLQRMYNAGAADCFDVAAAQGYGLWSGATDRRLRPTVINYPHNLFIRDLMVRNGDAEKPIWISEMGWNTAPEPIPATYGRVSEEQQARYTVEAFQRQQAEWPWVGVNAVWFFRRPADWEMGEAWYYFRMMEPDFTPLPVFTAVAEYATSDQTIKTRPAWLTAWDGVRPFLFTFSSAILFFALLWFLAPKSKIGD, from the coding sequence ATGAATACAAGATTGCTGCGGGCGTGGAAAATGATGGTGGGAACGGCCCTGGTCTTACTGATAGCGGCTTTGTTTCCGCCTACCCTGGATTTGTATGAGCTGACAGGCGAGGAGAATCTGGCGGCGCAGCTGCGGGGGGTGGTGCATTGGCTGAACACGGCCGTTCGCCCCCAACCTTCTCTCGCGTTGGAAGCAGCTGTGCAGCCTACGGCCGTGTCCCCCTTCGCCGCCAATACCTTTTTGCAGCAAGAAGTCGAGCCAGCCAAACGGGAACAAAGCCTGCAACTGCTGCGCGACGCCGGTTTTCGCTTCATTCGCCAGGAATTCACCTGGGAAGACATCGAAATTCACGGCAAAGGGGAGTTTGAAGACCGGCGCAACGTCGCGGCCATTGGCGTGGTGGATGCCTGGGCCAAATACGACAATATTGTGGACCTGGCCGAAGCCTACGACGTGCAAATCATTGCCCGTCTGAGCAACCCGCCGGCCTGGACACGGGCGCTAACAGACACCATTGGCACGTATGCGCCGCCGGACGATTTTGCCGATTTTGGCGATTATGCGGCGGCGGTGGCGCAGCGTTACCAGGGGCGCGTTCACTATTACCAGTTGTGGAACGAACCCAACGGCAACCAGGAGTGGGGGCTGCAAGATGTGGACCCGGAAGCATACACAGCGCTGTTGTGCGAGGGCTACCGGCGCATCAAAGAAGTAGACCCGCAAGCAGTTATTTTGGCCGCTGCCCTGACGCCAACGCTGGCAATGGACGGCCGTCACATGAACGACCTCATCTTCCTCCAGCGGATGTATAACGCCGGGGCCGCCGACTGTTTCGACGTGGCTGCGGCGCAGGGGTACGGCCTCTGGTCGGGGGCGACCGACCGGCGGCTGCGCCCCACCGTCATCAACTACCCGCACAACTTGTTTATCCGTGACCTGATGGTGCGCAATGGCGACGCCGAAAAGCCTATCTGGATCAGCGAGATGGGTTGGAACACAGCCCCAGAGCCAATTCCGGCGACTTACGGCCGTGTTAGCGAAGAACAGCAGGCGCGTTACACCGTCGAAGCGTTCCAGCGGCAGCAGGCCGAATGGCCCTGGGTGGGGGTAAACGCTGTTTGGTTCTTCAGGCGCCCGGCCGATTGGGAAATGGGCGAAGCATGGTACTACTTCCGCATGATGGAGCCGGACTTTACGCCGCTGCCGGTGTTTACGGCCGTCGCCGAATACGCCACAAGCGACCAAACCATCAAGACCAGACCGGCTTGGCTGACGGCGTGGGATGGGGTACGGCCGTTCCTCTTCACTTTCAGCAGCGCCATCCTCTTTTTTGCGCTGCTCTGGTTCCTGGCGCCAAAATCGAAGATTGGAGATTAG
- a CDS encoding 4Fe-4S dicluster domain-containing protein has product MLTGIEKLLFALLMIFSLVASYYTFGQVIRIVLRGQGKLSFDHLPQRLLTGVIALFGQGNILKRRRLASIFHWGVAWGFIFYFLVNFLDILEGLITGFHLPDNIIFDVYNLLADLFSVAVLAGIVYFFIRRFATKDPVLKIRENVLLHPKARLENGVNRDSLIVIVFIFLHVGCRLLGSAFLNAAHGLDPWEPFASLIARSLVGLPESTLMIGWHMTFWVAVGLVLLFLPYFPYTKHFHLMVGPFNFMTNPERTYLGQMFALNLEDESIEQFGAADLFDLSQTQLVDAFACIMCNRCQEACPAYNTGKELSPAALEVNKRYYIRDNMAALAAGGSVNGGNGNSAGIPLMDMIISQSAVWACTACGACIEACPVGNAPMLDIMDIRRDQVLMASAFPDQLKIAFVGMERTGNPWQSKESRMEWAASLPFAVPLAEENPDYEYLLWVGCAGAFNPDSQEVVRAVATILHEAGVSFAVLGDAETCTGDSARRAGNEYLFYEMAMGNIETLNGVGADQKKIVTSCPHCFTTIGKEYGELGGHYQVFHHTQLIADLVGKGKLRLNGRALEKVTFHDPCYLGRHNSVIDAPRDALAQAGMTLLEMDRNKKNSFCCGAGGAQMWKEEEHGTEAVSMNRFKEAHHTGATTLAVGCPFCMTMMKDANTEEGQPMQVKDVAQIVLEAMA; this is encoded by the coding sequence ATGTTAACTGGAATCGAAAAACTATTGTTTGCGCTGCTGATGATCTTCTCCCTGGTAGCCTCCTATTACACCTTCGGACAAGTGATCCGCATCGTCCTGCGAGGTCAAGGAAAGCTGAGTTTTGACCATCTCCCCCAACGCCTGCTGACCGGCGTCATCGCTTTGTTTGGTCAGGGCAACATCCTCAAACGCCGCCGCCTGGCTTCTATTTTTCATTGGGGCGTCGCCTGGGGGTTTATTTTCTACTTCCTGGTCAACTTCCTGGACATTTTGGAAGGGCTAATCACCGGTTTTCACCTGCCCGACAACATCATTTTCGACGTTTACAATCTGCTGGCCGACTTGTTCAGCGTGGCTGTTTTGGCCGGTATTGTCTATTTCTTCATCCGCCGCTTTGCCACCAAAGACCCAGTCCTGAAAATCCGGGAAAACGTCTTGCTCCACCCCAAAGCGCGCCTGGAAAACGGCGTCAACCGCGACTCGCTCATCGTCATCGTCTTCATTTTTCTGCATGTTGGCTGCCGCCTGCTGGGGTCCGCCTTCCTGAACGCCGCCCACGGGCTGGACCCCTGGGAGCCATTCGCTTCGCTGATCGCCCGCAGCCTGGTCGGGCTGCCAGAAAGCACATTGATGATTGGCTGGCACATGACCTTTTGGGTCGCCGTCGGTCTGGTGCTGCTGTTCCTTCCCTACTTCCCCTACACCAAACATTTCCATCTGATGGTTGGCCCATTCAACTTCATGACCAACCCGGAGCGCACCTACCTGGGCCAGATGTTTGCCCTGAACCTGGAAGATGAAAGCATTGAGCAGTTTGGGGCTGCCGATCTTTTTGATTTAAGCCAGACGCAGCTTGTGGATGCGTTCGCCTGCATCATGTGTAACCGCTGCCAGGAAGCGTGCCCGGCGTACAATACCGGCAAAGAATTATCGCCGGCCGCTCTGGAAGTGAACAAACGCTATTACATCCGCGACAACATGGCCGCCCTGGCCGCTGGCGGCAGCGTCAATGGCGGCAATGGGAACAGCGCGGGCATCCCGCTGATGGATATGATCATCAGCCAGAGCGCGGTATGGGCCTGCACGGCTTGCGGCGCGTGCATCGAGGCGTGTCCGGTAGGCAACGCCCCCATGCTGGACATTATGGACATCCGCCGCGACCAGGTGTTGATGGCCAGCGCCTTCCCCGACCAGCTCAAAATCGCCTTTGTCGGCATGGAACGCACCGGCAACCCGTGGCAGTCCAAGGAAAGCCGCATGGAATGGGCTGCGTCGCTGCCGTTTGCAGTGCCTCTGGCCGAAGAAAACCCCGATTACGAATATCTGTTGTGGGTCGGCTGCGCCGGGGCGTTCAACCCAGACTCGCAGGAGGTGGTCCGGGCTGTCGCCACCATTCTGCACGAGGCGGGCGTCAGTTTTGCCGTGTTGGGCGACGCCGAAACCTGCACCGGCGATTCGGCCCGCCGCGCCGGGAACGAGTATCTATTCTACGAAATGGCGATGGGCAACATCGAAACGCTGAACGGCGTGGGCGCGGATCAAAAGAAGATTGTGACAAGCTGCCCACACTGCTTTACCACCATCGGCAAGGAATATGGCGAGTTGGGCGGCCATTATCAGGTGTTCCACCATACCCAGTTGATTGCCGACCTGGTGGGGAAAGGTAAATTGCGGCTAAACGGCCGTGCCCTGGAAAAAGTCACCTTCCACGACCCCTGTTACCTGGGCCGCCACAACAGCGTCATAGATGCCCCGCGCGATGCTCTGGCTCAGGCCGGCATGACGCTGCTGGAAATGGACCGTAACAAGAAAAACTCCTTCTGCTGCGGTGCCGGCGGCGCGCAGATGTGGAAAGAAGAAGAGCATGGCACGGAAGCGGTGAGCATGAACCGCTTCAAGGAAGCCCACCACACTGGCGCAACCACGCTGGCTGTTGGCTGCCCCTTCTGTATGACCATGATGAAGGACGCCAACACCGAAGAAGGCCAACCGATGCAAGTGAAAGACGTGGCCCAGATCGTGTTGGAGGCGATGGCGTAG
- a CDS encoding LLM class F420-dependent oxidoreductase, with protein sequence MIELAIMVEGQDGLNWPRWQRMATAVEDLGFVGLYRSDHYTNASPPDKDSLELWVSLTWLAAHTRRIEFGPLVSPVSFRQPTMTARMAAAVDDLANGRLSLGLGAGWQEREHTNYGWDLLDVPGRFARFEEGLEIISHLLHSAEPLDFAGAYYQLHEAVLLPRPQRLAGPPILIGGNGPKRTLPLAAKYAREWNAVYISAAEFAAKSRLLDELLAANGRAPAEVRRSLMTRVEIGDEAALAQKIASKLSIAELRARGLVLGTPDDIVQQLGVLAEAGVQRVMLQWLNLDDLDGLEILARDVLGQL encoded by the coding sequence ATGATTGAATTGGCGATTATGGTTGAAGGGCAAGATGGGTTGAATTGGCCGCGGTGGCAGCGGATGGCAACGGCCGTTGAAGACCTCGGTTTTGTCGGGCTGTACCGCTCCGATCATTACACCAATGCCAGCCCGCCGGACAAAGATTCGCTGGAATTATGGGTGTCGCTGACCTGGTTGGCGGCCCATACGCGGCGCATTGAGTTTGGCCCGTTGGTATCACCGGTTTCCTTCCGCCAGCCAACGATGACGGCGCGCATGGCCGCGGCGGTGGATGATCTGGCAAACGGCCGTCTCTCTCTGGGTCTCGGCGCGGGTTGGCAGGAGCGGGAACACACCAATTATGGCTGGGATTTGCTGGACGTACCCGGCCGTTTTGCCCGGTTTGAGGAAGGTCTGGAGATTATCAGCCACCTGCTGCACAGCGCAGAACCGCTGGACTTTGCCGGCGCTTATTACCAACTCCATGAGGCGGTGCTGCTGCCGCGCCCACAGCGGCTGGCCGGCCCACCCATTCTCATTGGCGGCAACGGGCCGAAGCGCACACTGCCCCTGGCGGCAAAGTACGCGCGGGAATGGAACGCTGTTTACATTTCGGCGGCGGAATTTGCGGCGAAGAGCCGGTTGTTGGATGAGCTGTTGGCGGCGAACGGCCGTGCCCCGGCCGAAGTGCGCCGCTCGCTGATGACCCGCGTGGAAATTGGCGACGAAGCGGCGCTGGCGCAAAAAATCGCCTCTAAATTATCCATCGCTGAACTGCGGGCGCGGGGACTGGTGCTGGGCACGCCGGACGACATTGTGCAGCAGTTGGGCGTGCTGGCCGAGGCTGGCGTGCAGCGGGTGATGCTGCAATGGCTGAACCTGGACGATCTGGATGGTTTAGAGATTCTGGCGCGAGATGTGCTGGGTCAGTTGTAG
- the trxA gene encoding thioredoxin, with translation MAEPINVTDSAFQAEVLESDKPVLVDFWAEWCGPCRMIAPSVKEIAAEYDGVLKVAKMDVDDNPMTPGRYGISGIPTLMVFKGGEVVARIVGAMPKDRLVAQILPHISKN, from the coding sequence ATGGCTGAACCAATTAATGTAACCGATTCTGCGTTTCAGGCAGAAGTCTTGGAATCTGATAAGCCGGTATTGGTGGACTTTTGGGCGGAATGGTGTGGCCCTTGCCGCATGATTGCCCCCTCGGTAAAAGAAATCGCCGCGGAGTATGATGGCGTTTTGAAAGTCGCCAAAATGGATGTGGATGACAACCCGATGACCCCAGGCCGCTATGGCATTTCCGGCATTCCCACGTTGATGGTTTTCAAAGGTGGGGAAGTGGTGGCGCGTATTGTTGGCGCGATGCCTAAAGACCGTCTGGTGGCGCAGATTTTGCCCCATATTAGCAAGAATTAG
- the ssnA gene encoding putative aminohydrolase SsnA: MEPLLITNGRLVTWGAANEIIMNGGLLLVDGRIADIGDSAALIEQYPHAKHLDAHGQLVMPGNICAHTHFYGAFARGMSIPGPAMKDFPDILERLWWRLDRALLDLDVKYSALVCLVDAIKHGTTSLIDHHASPNAINNSLDQIADAVELAGVRAALCYEVTDRNGAAGAQAGIDENVRFLHSLKERGSSLLAGTFGLHASLSLSDDTLAACVDAAKDLNTGFHIHVAEHEADEYDSLYKYGRRVVDRLADADILGPKSIVAHAIHIDPTEKALLHETGTWVTHQPRSNMNNAVGAADIEGMLRLGIPVCLGNDGFSNNMWAEWKAAYFLHKLAHRDPRRANGADIAQMAIYNNAALANMFWPQANVGKLAVGAAADVIFVDYHATTPLSAGNLPWHIIFGFEASAVTTTIVAGKVLMQDRKLLTLDEEEITIRSRELAAEVWQRFEKLSA; this comes from the coding sequence ATGGAACCATTACTCATCACCAACGGCCGTCTTGTCACCTGGGGAGCGGCCAATGAAATTATTATGAATGGCGGGCTGCTGTTGGTAGACGGCCGTATCGCCGACATCGGCGACAGCGCCGCCCTCATCGAGCAGTACCCACACGCCAAACATCTCGACGCCCACGGCCAACTCGTCATGCCTGGCAACATCTGCGCCCACACCCACTTCTACGGCGCATTTGCGCGCGGCATGTCCATCCCTGGTCCGGCCATGAAAGATTTCCCAGACATTTTAGAACGGCTGTGGTGGCGCTTAGACCGCGCCCTGCTGGACCTGGACGTAAAATACAGCGCCCTGGTCTGCCTGGTAGACGCCATCAAACACGGCACAACCAGCCTCATAGACCACCACGCCAGCCCCAACGCCATCAACAACTCTCTGGACCAGATCGCCGACGCCGTAGAACTGGCCGGCGTCCGCGCCGCCCTCTGCTACGAAGTCACCGACCGCAACGGCGCGGCCGGAGCGCAGGCGGGCATAGACGAAAACGTGCGCTTTTTGCATTCGCTCAAAGAGCGCGGCAGCAGCCTGTTGGCCGGAACCTTCGGCCTGCACGCCTCCCTCTCCCTCAGCGACGACACCCTGGCCGCCTGCGTAGACGCCGCCAAAGACCTGAACACCGGCTTCCACATCCACGTCGCCGAACATGAAGCCGACGAGTACGATTCCCTCTATAAATACGGCCGTCGCGTCGTGGACCGCCTGGCCGACGCCGATATTCTCGGCCCCAAAAGCATCGTCGCCCACGCCATCCACATAGACCCCACCGAAAAGGCGCTGCTGCACGAAACGGGAACCTGGGTCACCCACCAACCGCGCAGCAACATGAACAACGCCGTCGGCGCGGCCGACATCGAAGGCATGTTGCGCCTGGGTATCCCTGTCTGCCTGGGCAACGATGGCTTCAGCAACAACATGTGGGCCGAATGGAAAGCGGCTTACTTCCTGCATAAATTGGCCCACCGCGACCCGCGCCGGGCCAATGGCGCAGACATCGCCCAAATGGCAATCTACAACAACGCCGCCCTGGCCAACATGTTCTGGCCCCAGGCCAACGTGGGCAAACTGGCCGTTGGCGCGGCCGCCGACGTGATTTTTGTGGACTACCACGCCACCACGCCGCTGAGCGCTGGCAATTTGCCCTGGCACATCATCTTCGGCTTCGAAGCCAGCGCCGTCACCACGACCATCGTGGCCGGCAAGGTACTCATGCAAGACCGCAAACTGCTCACCCTGGACGAAGAAGAAATCACCATCCGCAGCCGCGAACTGGCCGCCGAAGTATGGCAGCGCTTCGAAAAACTGAGCGCCTGA
- a CDS encoding DUF4258 domain-containing protein, whose amino-acid sequence MYKRVLRDIQKGIRKRQYVMTLHAEEEMVDDGLTIFDVESAILTGEVVARQEDFQSGE is encoded by the coding sequence ATGTACAAACGTGTTTTGCGTGATATACAAAAAGGAATCCGCAAGCGTCAATATGTGATGACGCTTCATGCTGAAGAGGAAATGGTTGATGATGGTCTTACAATTTTCGATGTTGAAAGTGCTATCTTGACTGGAGAAGTTGTAGCTCGACAAGAAGATTTCCAGTCAGGTGAGTGA
- a CDS encoding type II toxin-antitoxin system MqsA family antitoxin: MHKVQESSLVCDICGKEGARVRYVTRSYGRGDNLLVIENVPVVSCPHCGESYLTAETLHEIERIKLHRQSFAEPRSVPVAVFA, from the coding sequence ATGCACAAAGTTCAAGAATCATCCCTCGTTTGCGATATTTGCGGTAAGGAAGGCGCAAGGGTACGTTACGTTACACGCAGCTATGGTAGAGGCGACAACCTGCTTGTTATTGAGAATGTACCAGTGGTTAGTTGTCCTCATTGTGGAGAAAGTTATTTAACGGCCGAGACCTTACACGAAATTGAGCGAATCAAACTTCATCGCCAATCATTTGCGGAACCGCGCTCGGTACCGGTGGCTGTTTTTGCGTAG
- the npdG gene encoding NADPH-dependent F420 reductase: protein MKRSIPLKIAILGGTGNEGFGLGFRWATAGHEIIIGSRLAEKGAAAAADMRDKLAGKANVSGADNLTAAQQAEVVVLSVPYQAQAATLEQARPGLQDKLLITVVAPSGEKKARVYTLESGLSAAEEAQGQLGEASRVVAAFQNIGAHHLLDLEHALDCDVLVCGEKKEDKAIAMQLCADAGLRGVNAGALQNARAVEGLTAVLIAINVIHKSPSAGIRITGI from the coding sequence ATAAAGAGGAGCATTCCATTGAAAATCGCAATTTTAGGTGGCACAGGCAATGAAGGCTTTGGCCTCGGCTTTCGCTGGGCGACGGCCGGGCATGAAATCATCATCGGTTCGCGTTTGGCGGAGAAAGGGGCAGCGGCCGCTGCCGACATGCGCGACAAACTGGCAGGCAAGGCCAACGTCAGCGGCGCGGATAATCTGACGGCCGCGCAGCAAGCCGAGGTGGTGGTGCTGTCTGTGCCCTACCAGGCGCAGGCGGCCACGTTGGAACAGGCCCGCCCCGGCCTGCAAGACAAACTGCTGATCACCGTCGTCGCCCCATCGGGTGAAAAGAAGGCGCGTGTGTACACGCTGGAGAGCGGCCTGTCGGCGGCCGAAGAAGCGCAGGGGCAGCTTGGCGAGGCCAGCCGCGTGGTAGCCGCCTTCCAAAACATCGGCGCACACCATCTGCTGGACCTGGAACACGCGCTGGACTGCGACGTACTGGTTTGCGGCGAAAAGAAGGAAGACAAGGCCATCGCCATGCAGTTGTGCGCCGACGCCGGGTTGCGCGGCGTGAACGCCGGGGCGCTGCAAAATGCGCGGGCGGTGGAAGGGTTAACGGCCGTCCTCATCGCCATCAACGTCATCCACAAATCCCCCAGCGCGGGCATCCGCATCACCGGAATTTAG